The following coding sequences lie in one Halorarum halophilum genomic window:
- a CDS encoding AAA family ATPase has protein sequence MDVSDASAACSDVLSALRGAIVAEDDFFQDVLLGLLSGGHVLIEDVPGTGKTLTARSFATALGLSFSRVQFTPDLLPSDVTGTNVYDEGAGEFEFSTGPIFANVVLADEINRAPPKTQAALLEAMEEEQVTVDGETYELPSPFFLIATQNPVEQEGNFPLPEAQLDRFNVKTAMGYPDLGGEVELLRRRAGRVEQDPSIERVLDEERVVGVRSAPESVRVEDDLLEYMARVTRATREDRRVAVGVSPRGTQRLFEAARAAAVLADREFVTPGDVKRVAQPTLAHRLVLTPDARVDDVAKSDVLSAVLDRVEVPTVQDAEV, from the coding sequence ATGGACGTATCCGACGCGAGCGCGGCCTGTTCGGACGTGCTCTCCGCCCTCCGCGGTGCCATCGTCGCCGAGGACGACTTCTTCCAGGACGTGCTGCTCGGACTCCTCTCGGGCGGCCACGTACTCATCGAGGACGTGCCCGGCACCGGCAAGACCCTCACCGCGCGATCGTTCGCCACCGCGCTGGGCCTCTCGTTCTCGCGCGTGCAGTTCACCCCCGACCTCCTCCCGTCGGACGTCACCGGGACGAACGTGTACGACGAGGGCGCCGGGGAGTTCGAGTTCTCGACGGGCCCAATCTTCGCCAACGTCGTCCTCGCCGACGAGATCAACCGCGCGCCGCCGAAGACGCAGGCGGCGCTGCTCGAGGCGATGGAGGAGGAACAGGTCACCGTCGACGGCGAGACGTACGAACTCCCCTCGCCGTTCTTCCTCATCGCCACGCAGAACCCGGTCGAACAGGAGGGGAACTTCCCGCTGCCCGAGGCCCAGCTCGACCGCTTCAACGTGAAGACGGCGATGGGCTACCCCGACCTCGGGGGCGAGGTCGAACTGCTCCGGCGCCGCGCCGGGCGGGTCGAACAGGACCCGTCCATCGAGCGGGTGCTCGACGAGGAGCGCGTCGTCGGCGTCCGGAGCGCGCCCGAGTCGGTCAGGGTCGAGGACGACCTGCTCGAGTACATGGCCCGCGTGACGCGCGCGACGCGGGAGGACCGCCGGGTCGCCGTCGGCGTCTCCCCGCGCGGCACCCAGCGGCTGTTCGAGGCCGCCCGGGCGGCCGCGGTGCTCGCCGACCGCGAGTTCGTCACCCCCGGGGACGTGAAGCGGGTCGCCCAGCCGACGCTCGCACACCGCCTCGTGCTCACGCCCGACGCCCGCGTCGACGACGTTGCGAAGTCGGACGTGCTCTCGGCCGTGCTCGACCGGGTCGAGGTGCCGACGGTGCAGGACGCGGAGGTCTAA
- a CDS encoding right-handed parallel beta-helix repeat-containing protein, which yields MAAGHTDDGEEKGNATDDSEGLEGASEDGQIGGASRRSLLKGAAATAATLGAVGVSTNGAAAQESLTLSPDGEVTLDPGEYTWSGEDLDIGSNAALVGGGTEGDVVLNLESGTMQGTVEGTLENVVVRGANPSSKAGIDLPPGATVDGFVWPEGGQQSEDRAFYSPEGGDERVTLRNSAWGFMANNGAYLDKPPVTIENCAAVNNNIAGIRIGHRDGTSSGQTTHVRNSLIAVTADIPNDDTNTPNARGVRIRHPGDIVIEDSYFIYLDVDGAANPIEVHDGAAGASVTIRNCTFYNDSDQAILRDKSGGSADVTVENCVAVGSGSMEFEAGGVSESDLAADGDVSFPLPSDVTGYPSADEIEGVGSGIGPWDGSVSVDTATEEEEEPADPAEYDHVLALHGSPDNPVSSSAKPGDFDLDVTVSGSATLGEHAESGSDSIVENDDGTSTINVNNLGPDELDSFRFDGEVVDFVMDDGYEVDLSLDGTTMTPDELVDGTSGGDSSGDDSSGDDSSAGDSADDDSSGDDSTSEDDAHPHLLTVAGEGDVTQYTFTVSGDVGRDSDASVVADDSTPWDRMKDIARDGKVIGVVGNGTDGYRFSGHLTALTVDGDADVTIERDA from the coding sequence ATGGCAGCAGGCCACACCGACGACGGAGAAGAGAAGGGGAACGCTACCGACGACTCAGAGGGGCTAGAGGGGGCGTCGGAAGACGGCCAAATCGGGGGTGCTTCGCGACGTTCGCTGCTGAAGGGGGCAGCCGCGACGGCTGCCACGCTGGGGGCGGTCGGCGTGAGCACGAACGGGGCGGCCGCACAGGAGTCCCTCACGCTCAGTCCGGACGGCGAGGTCACGCTCGATCCGGGTGAGTACACGTGGAGCGGCGAGGACCTCGACATCGGGTCGAACGCGGCGCTCGTCGGCGGCGGGACGGAGGGCGACGTCGTACTGAACCTCGAGTCCGGGACGATGCAGGGGACCGTGGAGGGGACCCTCGAGAACGTCGTCGTCCGCGGGGCGAACCCGAGCTCGAAGGCCGGCATCGACCTACCCCCAGGGGCGACCGTCGACGGGTTCGTCTGGCCCGAGGGCGGCCAGCAGAGCGAGGACCGCGCGTTCTACTCGCCCGAGGGGGGCGACGAGCGCGTGACGCTCCGGAACTCCGCATGGGGATTCATGGCCAACAACGGCGCGTACCTCGACAAACCCCCGGTGACCATCGAGAACTGCGCGGCGGTGAACAACAACATCGCGGGCATCCGCATCGGCCACCGCGATGGGACGAGCAGCGGCCAGACGACCCACGTCCGCAACAGCCTGATCGCCGTCACTGCGGACATCCCGAACGACGACACCAACACCCCCAACGCGCGGGGCGTTCGCATCCGACACCCCGGTGACATCGTCATCGAGGACAGCTACTTCATCTACCTCGACGTCGACGGGGCCGCGAACCCCATTGAGGTCCACGACGGGGCGGCGGGCGCTTCCGTCACGATCCGCAACTGCACGTTCTACAACGACTCCGATCAGGCGATCCTTCGCGACAAGTCCGGCGGTTCCGCCGACGTGACGGTCGAGAACTGCGTCGCCGTCGGTTCCGGGAGCATGGAGTTCGAGGCGGGCGGCGTCAGCGAGTCGGACCTCGCGGCCGACGGCGACGTGTCCTTCCCGCTCCCCTCGGACGTGACCGGCTACCCGTCCGCCGACGAGATCGAGGGCGTCGGCTCCGGCATCGGCCCGTGGGACGGGTCGGTGTCCGTCGACACCGCTACCGAGGAGGAGGAGGAACCGGCGGACCCGGCCGAGTACGACCACGTGCTCGCACTCCACGGGAGCCCGGACAACCCGGTCTCATCGTCGGCGAAACCGGGCGACTTCGACCTCGACGTGACCGTCTCTGGGTCGGCGACGCTCGGCGAGCACGCCGAATCCGGCTCCGACTCCATCGTCGAGAACGACGACGGAACGTCCACGATCAACGTCAACAACCTCGGCCCCGACGAACTGGACTCCTTCCGGTTCGACGGCGAGGTCGTCGACTTCGTGATGGACGACGGCTACGAGGTCGACCTCTCGCTCGACGGCACAACGATGACGCCCGACGAACTCGTCGACGGGACGAGCGGCGGCGACTCCAGCGGGGACGATTCCTCTGGCGACGACTCGTCGGCCGGTGATTCCGCCGATGACGACTCCTCGGGTGACGACAGCACGAGCGAGGACGACGCGCACCCGCACCTGCTCACCGTCGCCGGCGAGGGCGACGTCACCCAGTACACGTTCACCGTCTCCGGCGACGTCGGGCGCGACAGCGATGCGAGCGTCGTGGCCGACGACTCGACGCCGTGGGACCGCATGAAGGACATCGCGCGGGACGGCAAGGTCATCGGGGTCGTCGGCAACGGGACCGACGGCTACCGCTTCTCGGGGCACCTGACGGCCCTGACCGTGGACGGCGACGCGGACGTGACGATCGAACGCGACGCCTGA
- a CDS encoding zinc-dependent metalloprotease family protein — MSRTAVPSARGVAKLGLLLALLGTVVTMGYPAVAEEATLPTVDRFTDSAAADNPWRRTTVRVHVAHEGDDSPALDALAERELDHWETNSQRYAGSNVSFELVDERDSADLVVVFQEEVGCGEGRFAVGCARQWTSSRTGRVTHATVWVRTGYDDSITRHTLRHELGHVFGLSHDDADEFPFMRSTVRIHGSG; from the coding sequence ATGTCCCGGACCGCCGTCCCGTCCGCGCGGGGAGTCGCGAAACTCGGACTCCTCCTCGCGCTCCTCGGTACGGTGGTAACGATGGGTTACCCCGCCGTCGCGGAGGAGGCCACGCTCCCGACGGTCGACCGGTTCACCGACTCGGCGGCGGCCGACAACCCGTGGAGGCGGACCACAGTTCGGGTCCACGTCGCACACGAGGGGGACGATTCGCCGGCGCTCGACGCGCTCGCGGAGCGGGAACTCGACCACTGGGAGACCAACTCGCAGCGCTACGCCGGGAGCAACGTGTCGTTCGAACTCGTGGACGAACGGGATTCGGCCGACCTGGTGGTGGTGTTCCAGGAGGAGGTCGGCTGCGGGGAGGGGCGGTTCGCGGTCGGTTGTGCGAGGCAGTGGACCTCCTCGCGTACCGGCAGGGTCACCCACGCGACGGTGTGGGTCAGAACTGGGTACGACGATTCGATCACCCGGCACACCCTCCGTCACGAGCTCGGCCACGTCTTCGGGCTGAGCCACGACGACGCCGACGAGTTCCCCTTCATGCGCTCGACCGTCCGGATACACGGCAGCGGGTAG
- a CDS encoding DUF192 domain-containing protein, with translation MQVVHYAADDDDGVDDAEGDVLATDAESADSFLAKARGLMFRRSIPEGYALVFPFDGVGSRDLHMVFVPFAIDALWLVDGEVTKRKRLRPWLGLGFGRADTVIELPAGAADGVAVGDRIELRE, from the coding sequence GTGCAGGTCGTCCACTACGCCGCCGACGATGACGACGGTGTCGACGACGCCGAGGGGGACGTGCTCGCGACCGACGCCGAGTCGGCGGACTCGTTCCTCGCGAAGGCGCGCGGGCTGATGTTCCGCCGGTCGATCCCGGAGGGCTACGCGCTCGTCTTCCCGTTCGACGGCGTCGGCTCGCGCGACCTCCACATGGTGTTCGTCCCGTTCGCCATCGACGCCCTCTGGCTCGTCGACGGCGAGGTGACGAAGCGGAAGCGCCTCCGCCCGTGGCTCGGACTCGGCTTCGGCCGGGCCGACACGGTGATCGAACTCCCGGCCGGCGCGGCCGACGGCGTGGCGGTCGGGGATCGGATCGAACTCCGGGAGTGA
- a CDS encoding DUF7097 family protein → MEETPDGTPVGVDDPYEHASPCDHLTGDGRCRYALDYAGQDTEFAADRRADDYECLVADEDADWPDCPHYRSTTDGKSCARCGLEEVRMAHDARRPLVEEHHLSYGSGRSPGNGGGAAAEEGSGGRGDRRSDGRPRPSSERDGWSRDRKTEDPGVASGSDTRDDGSDRDADGDDTPTHEITVGLCRWCHAKVHRGFARVDDDANPDPEAIAERESRRGTEMGEFGFSTARERRRNE, encoded by the coding sequence ATGGAGGAGACGCCGGACGGGACGCCCGTCGGCGTGGACGACCCGTACGAACACGCCAGTCCCTGCGATCACCTCACCGGCGACGGGCGGTGTCGCTACGCCCTCGACTACGCGGGCCAGGACACGGAGTTCGCCGCCGACCGACGCGCGGACGACTACGAGTGCCTCGTGGCCGACGAGGACGCCGACTGGCCGGACTGCCCCCACTACCGATCGACCACAGACGGGAAGTCGTGTGCGCGCTGCGGGCTGGAGGAGGTCAGGATGGCCCACGACGCGAGGCGTCCGCTCGTCGAGGAACATCACCTCTCGTACGGTTCGGGGCGAAGCCCCGGAAACGGAGGTGGCGCCGCCGCCGAGGAGGGGAGCGGGGGGCGAGGGGATCGCCGGTCGGACGGTCGCCCACGCCCCAGCTCGGAACGGGACGGCTGGAGTCGCGACCGGAAGACCGAGGACCCCGGGGTCGCATCGGGGAGTGACACCCGGGACGACGGGAGCGATCGCGACGCCGACGGGGACGACACGCCGACCCACGAGATCACGGTCGGCCTCTGTCGCTGGTGCCACGCGAAAGTTCACAGGGGGTTCGCCCGGGTGGACGACGACGCGAACCCGGATCCGGAGGCCATCGCCGAACGCGAGTCGCGGCGCGGCACCGAGATGGGGGAGTTCGGCTTCTCGACCGCACGCGAGCGACGCCGGAACGAGTAG
- a CDS encoding GMP synthase subunit A — protein MSEPRIVVIDNHGQFTHLEGRALRDAGVDTEILDNDTPPGDIDADGLVLSGGPSMDRIGRTEEYLDLDVPVLGICLGLQAIAELLGGTVESGDYGGYADVDVTITDDDDPLVGSLAPGTRTWASHADEVKAVPDGFHVTADSDVCGVEAMSDPDRDLYGVQWHPEVSHTERGQEVFENFVEICR, from the coding sequence ATGAGCGAGCCGCGAATCGTGGTCATCGACAACCACGGGCAGTTCACCCACCTCGAAGGCCGGGCCCTCCGGGACGCAGGGGTGGACACGGAGATCCTGGACAACGACACGCCGCCGGGCGACATCGACGCCGACGGGCTGGTGCTCTCTGGCGGGCCGAGCATGGACCGCATCGGTCGCACCGAGGAGTACCTCGACCTGGACGTGCCCGTGCTGGGCATCTGTCTCGGCCTGCAGGCAATCGCCGAGCTGCTCGGCGGCACCGTCGAGTCGGGCGACTACGGCGGGTACGCCGACGTCGACGTGACGATCACCGACGACGACGACCCGCTGGTCGGGTCGCTCGCCCCGGGGACGCGCACCTGGGCGAGCCACGCGGACGAGGTGAAGGCGGTCCCCGACGGGTTCCACGTCACCGCCGACAGCGACGTCTGCGGGGTGGAGGCGATGAGCGATCCGGACCGGGACCTGTACGGCGTCCAGTGGCACCCCGAGGTGTCCCACACCGAGCGCGGGCAGGAGGTCTTCGAGAACTTCGTCGAGATCTGTCGCTAG
- a CDS encoding PAS domain S-box protein has translation MAELLDLGRRSTYERLERLVEHGRLETKKVGASARVWWRPPTSSAGHSPGTQGWPAAVESLIDVLDSAQVGVFVLDADFEVAWINEATERYFGLDRERVVGRDKRRLVEEHIAFEVEDSSSFVDTVLATYDDNTYTERFECRVTAGEGREERWLEHRSKPVETGAYAGGRIELYYDVTAQKRSEYDHRKDQTQFESLVEAVEEYAIFMLDPDGNVRTWNTGAEQIEGYTTDEVLGEHVSSFYTAEDRAAGVPEQHLSAAASRGSVEDEGWRVRADGSRFWSDVTITAIRDVDGSLQGYAKVTRDSTERKRSEAEHELLYETTRAIAEAGTFEDGVEATLHAVCEMTDWEYAEAWIPTDGGELRRMEADYYGGDFEEFAAFSADVTFDRDEGLPGRIWASGEYEWLADLPTETPAMYPRFETALREGMRSSLGVPIVDGDDVVAVLMFGMSQARETDERLVETVSSVAAELGNLVVRRRIEERMERESDLLNRILNTSPVGITVRTRDGEVQRLNERAKDLLGIPDDRVESYTPSDLAIRDADGNPVPPADHPFSRTVATGEPVSDWQARIDVGDGEFRWHSVNTAPILDADGEVERVVTTGRDITPLKEQAHRLERQRDELEHELQEVFERIDDAFYALDDEFRFSHVNDRAEEFIGHTEADLLGRTVWEALSVSADDPIRDRFETAMATQESTTFERFSDPPGTWESVRIYPSPSGLSVYFTDVTERKERERELELYETITETVPDGVYALDEGGRFILVNEAFCELTGYDRSELLGRRPTLVTSVDVNETANELEREVVAGRLDDATLEFDLRTADGDTVPVEGRFDPYQYGERSGRCGVARDVTERVERERELQEARRHFQTLVDHFPSGAVALVDRDLRYVTFGGTMEGEDTLTRTDLEGNRLRDALPRVIADVVVPHYEAALDGETATFEEAIGDRVYEFHFVPVRDDDGDVFAATAMSQDITDRVKRERELERQRERLTALDEINGVFRGITDVVVEQSSREEIEATVCEHLADADSYLSAWIGDVDGTARTVDVRTEAGAEGGLDGTEVAVGPDGERGERAMERAIRTGEIQPIRDVRTDSRHGPWRGTAEEHGVRSSAAVPFVHGDTTYGVLNVSAERPDAFEGQEREVIGQLGEVVAHAIAAADRKRALMSDEVVELQFGIRDAFAGFGVDAPPDGTITLDHTVPIRGGEYLIYGSATEDAVDDVEALVEKVPHWVDVTFRTADGRGDFELRLSEPPVLSTVASLGGSIENAVIEDGDYRMTIHLSPETHVRRVIDAVKAIYPAADLLKRRQIARRDETAEHVSHVLASDLTDRQRAALEAAYHAGFFEWPRDAAGEAVAESLDIAPSTFHQHLRKAEGKVFESLLSSPVPPTS, from the coding sequence GTGGCGGAACTCCTCGACCTCGGCCGACGGAGTACCTACGAACGCCTGGAGCGGCTCGTCGAGCACGGTCGGCTCGAGACCAAGAAGGTCGGTGCGAGCGCGCGCGTGTGGTGGCGGCCGCCGACATCGTCGGCCGGCCACTCCCCCGGCACACAGGGGTGGCCGGCCGCTGTGGAGTCCCTGATCGACGTGCTCGACAGCGCCCAGGTCGGCGTGTTCGTTCTCGACGCGGACTTCGAGGTGGCGTGGATCAACGAGGCGACCGAGCGGTACTTCGGACTCGACCGCGAGCGCGTCGTCGGCCGGGACAAGCGCAGGCTCGTTGAGGAGCACATCGCCTTCGAAGTCGAGGATTCGTCGTCGTTCGTCGACACGGTCCTGGCGACCTACGACGACAACACGTACACGGAGCGGTTCGAGTGCCGCGTAACGGCGGGCGAGGGGCGCGAGGAACGCTGGCTCGAGCATCGCAGCAAGCCGGTCGAGACCGGCGCGTACGCCGGCGGCCGGATCGAACTCTACTACGACGTCACCGCACAGAAGCGCTCGGAGTACGACCATCGAAAGGACCAGACACAGTTCGAATCACTGGTCGAAGCCGTCGAGGAGTACGCCATATTCATGCTCGACCCGGACGGCAACGTCCGCACCTGGAATACGGGGGCCGAGCAGATCGAGGGCTACACGACCGACGAGGTGCTGGGCGAGCACGTCTCGTCGTTCTACACCGCCGAGGACCGCGCGGCCGGCGTGCCCGAACAGCACCTGTCTGCCGCTGCAAGCCGGGGCTCGGTCGAGGACGAGGGCTGGCGCGTTCGTGCGGACGGCTCGCGGTTCTGGTCGGACGTCACTATCACGGCCATCCGGGACGTGGATGGCAGCCTCCAGGGCTACGCGAAGGTGACACGGGACTCGACCGAGCGCAAGCGCTCCGAGGCTGAACACGAACTGCTGTACGAGACGACGCGCGCGATCGCCGAGGCCGGGACCTTCGAGGACGGGGTGGAGGCCACACTGCACGCGGTGTGTGAGATGACCGACTGGGAGTACGCCGAAGCGTGGATTCCGACGGACGGGGGTGAACTCCGGCGTATGGAGGCGGACTACTACGGGGGGGACTTCGAGGAGTTCGCGGCGTTCTCGGCGGACGTCACGTTCGATCGGGACGAAGGGCTTCCGGGCCGCATCTGGGCGTCCGGGGAGTACGAGTGGTTGGCCGACCTCCCGACCGAAACTCCCGCGATGTATCCCCGGTTCGAGACGGCCCTCCGCGAGGGCATGAGATCCTCGCTGGGCGTTCCGATCGTCGACGGCGACGACGTCGTGGCCGTGCTCATGTTCGGCATGAGTCAGGCCCGAGAGACGGACGAGCGACTCGTCGAGACGGTCTCGTCGGTGGCTGCAGAACTCGGCAACCTCGTCGTTCGGCGACGGATTGAAGAGCGGATGGAGCGGGAGAGCGACCTCCTCAATCGGATCCTGAACACGAGCCCGGTGGGCATCACCGTCCGGACCCGCGACGGTGAGGTCCAGCGGCTCAACGAACGCGCGAAGGACCTCCTCGGGATTCCCGATGATCGGGTCGAGTCCTACACGCCGTCGGACCTGGCGATCCGCGATGCCGACGGGAACCCCGTTCCCCCCGCCGACCATCCCTTCTCGCGGACGGTGGCGACCGGTGAACCCGTGTCCGACTGGCAGGCCAGGATCGACGTCGGAGACGGCGAGTTCCGGTGGCACTCCGTGAACACCGCGCCGATTCTGGACGCCGACGGCGAGGTCGAGCGGGTGGTCACGACCGGGAGGGATATCACCCCACTCAAGGAACAGGCCCATCGCCTCGAACGCCAGCGCGACGAACTCGAGCACGAACTGCAGGAGGTGTTCGAACGGATCGACGACGCGTTCTATGCACTCGACGACGAGTTCCGGTTCAGTCACGTCAACGACCGGGCCGAGGAGTTCATAGGCCACACCGAGGCAGACCTCCTCGGACGAACCGTCTGGGAGGCGCTGTCCGTGTCCGCCGACGATCCGATTCGCGATCGGTTCGAGACGGCGATGGCCACGCAGGAGTCCACGACGTTCGAGCGGTTCTCCGATCCGCCCGGAACCTGGGAGTCCGTCCGGATCTACCCGTCGCCGTCCGGCCTGTCGGTGTACTTCACCGACGTCACCGAGCGCAAGGAGCGCGAACGCGAACTCGAACTGTACGAGACGATCACGGAGACCGTTCCCGACGGCGTGTACGCGCTCGACGAGGGGGGTCGCTTCATCCTGGTCAACGAGGCCTTCTGTGAGCTCACCGGATACGACCGCTCCGAACTGCTGGGCCGGCGTCCCACGCTCGTGACCAGCGTCGACGTCAACGAGACGGCGAACGAACTCGAACGCGAGGTCGTCGCCGGGAGGCTGGACGACGCGACGCTCGAATTCGACCTTCGAACCGCCGACGGTGACACAGTCCCCGTCGAGGGCCGCTTCGATCCGTACCAGTACGGTGAGCGGTCCGGCCGATGTGGCGTAGCCAGGGATGTGACCGAGCGGGTCGAGCGGGAGCGCGAACTCCAGGAGGCGAGACGCCACTTCCAGACGCTCGTCGATCACTTTCCCAGCGGCGCCGTCGCCCTCGTCGACCGAGACCTTCGGTACGTCACCTTTGGCGGTACGATGGAGGGGGAAGACACCCTGACGCGAACAGATCTCGAAGGGAACCGCCTTCGCGACGCACTGCCACGGGTGATCGCGGACGTCGTCGTCCCGCACTACGAGGCCGCCCTCGACGGCGAGACCGCCACGTTCGAGGAGGCGATCGGCGACAGGGTCTACGAGTTCCACTTCGTCCCGGTTCGTGACGACGACGGCGACGTCTTCGCCGCCACCGCGATGTCCCAGGACATCACCGACCGCGTGAAGCGGGAGCGCGAACTCGAACGCCAGCGCGAACGCCTCACGGCCCTCGACGAGATCAACGGCGTCTTCCGGGGCATCACCGACGTCGTCGTCGAACAGTCCTCCCGCGAGGAGATCGAGGCGACGGTCTGCGAGCACCTCGCCGACGCGGACTCGTACCTCTCCGCATGGATCGGCGACGTCGACGGTACCGCGCGGACGGTGGACGTGCGAACCGAGGCCGGCGCGGAGGGGGGCCTGGACGGCACCGAGGTAGCCGTCGGTCCCGACGGTGAACGCGGCGAGAGGGCCATGGAACGAGCCATTCGAACGGGCGAGATTCAGCCGATACGCGACGTTCGGACCGATTCTCGTCACGGCCCGTGGCGCGGTACCGCCGAGGAGCACGGCGTCAGGTCGTCCGCCGCTGTCCCGTTCGTCCACGGGGACACGACGTACGGCGTCCTGAACGTGTCCGCCGAACGACCGGACGCGTTCGAAGGCCAGGAACGCGAGGTGATCGGACAGCTCGGCGAGGTCGTCGCCCACGCGATCGCCGCCGCCGACCGCAAGCGGGCGCTGATGAGCGACGAGGTCGTGGAACTCCAGTTCGGCATCCGGGACGCGTTCGCCGGGTTCGGCGTCGACGCTCCACCCGACGGCACGATCACGCTCGACCACACAGTCCCCATCAGGGGTGGCGAGTACCTCATCTACGGGAGTGCAACGGAGGATGCGGTCGACGACGTCGAGGCCCTCGTCGAGAAAGTTCCCCACTGGGTCGACGTGACGTTCCGAACCGCCGACGGGAGGGGTGACTTCGAACTTCGGCTCTCCGAGCCGCCGGTGCTGTCGACTGTCGCCTCCCTGGGCGGGTCCATCGAGAACGCCGTCATCGAGGACGGCGACTACCGGATGACCATCCACCTGTCCCCGGAGACGCACGTCCGGCGGGTCATCGACGCCGTGAAGGCGATCTACCCCGCTGCGGATCTGTTGAAGCGCCGCCAGATCGCCCGACGCGACGAGACGGCCGAACACGTCAGTCACGTTCTCGCTTCGGACCTCACCGACCGCCAGCGAGCGGCCCTCGAAGCCGCCTACCACGCGGGTTTCTTCGAGTGGCCCCGAGATGCGGCCGGCGAGGCCGTCGCCGAGTCGCTCGACATCGCCCCGTCGACGTTCCACCAGCACCTCCGGAAGGCCGAAGGGAAGGTGTTCGAGTCACTGTTGTCGTCGCCTGTTCCACCGACTAGTTAG
- a CDS encoding DUF7344 domain-containing protein, with product MSQSSSEFTGERTGTDDLTESDRHRLLAAEHRRIALDILEGRTAPVELEELAVGVVGRENGPRAADVETVERVAIMLHHVHLPKMAEFGVVDYDPDTNRVESCPARRASSTE from the coding sequence ATGAGCCAGTCTTCAAGCGAGTTTACGGGGGAGCGTACGGGAACGGACGACCTGACCGAGAGTGATCGCCATCGGTTGCTCGCGGCGGAGCATCGCAGGATCGCGCTCGACATCCTCGAGGGTCGAACCGCCCCGGTCGAACTCGAGGAACTGGCGGTCGGGGTCGTCGGGCGAGAAAACGGTCCGCGTGCGGCCGACGTGGAGACCGTAGAGCGCGTGGCGATCATGCTCCACCACGTTCACCTCCCCAAGATGGCCGAGTTCGGTGTCGTCGACTACGACCCGGACACGAACCGTGTCGAATCGTGTCCCGCCCGCCGCGCCTCCTCGACTGAGTAG